A genomic window from Streptomyces sp. MST-110588 includes:
- a CDS encoding aminopeptidase P family protein, whose product MTREDYERRMRRAGRAAADAGLAGLIVTPGPDLAWLCGYQPPVTERLTALLLRPDERPVLVVPALERPDAERSPAGGAMEMAGWRDGEDPYAVMARRLAHQGRYGISDAAWAMHLLGLQRTLPQVSYTSLTEGLPMLRAVKDEHEVALLAAAGQAADATYEDILKVPFAGRRESDVAADLARLLREHGHSQVDFTIVGSGPNGANPHHEASDRVIEDGDMVVLDFGGLKDGYGSDTTRTVHVGEPTAEERKVHDIVREAQQAAFEAVRPGAACQEIDRVARKVIKAAGYGEYFIHRTGHGIGVTTHEPPYMVEGEHLPLVPGMCFSIEPGIYLPGRFGVRIEDIVTCTETGGRRLNNTPREMGIVG is encoded by the coding sequence ATGACACGTGAGGACTACGAGCGGCGGATGCGGCGGGCCGGGCGGGCCGCCGCGGACGCGGGGCTGGCGGGGCTGATCGTCACGCCGGGGCCCGACCTGGCATGGCTGTGCGGGTACCAGCCACCCGTCACGGAGCGGCTGACCGCGCTGCTGCTGCGCCCCGATGAGCGGCCGGTGCTGGTGGTGCCCGCGCTGGAGCGGCCGGACGCGGAGCGGTCCCCGGCGGGCGGTGCGATGGAGATGGCCGGGTGGCGGGACGGGGAGGACCCGTACGCCGTAATGGCGCGGCGCCTTGCCCATCAGGGCCGTTACGGGATTTCGGACGCGGCGTGGGCGATGCATCTGCTGGGGCTCCAGCGCACGCTGCCGCAGGTCTCGTACACCTCGCTGACCGAGGGGCTGCCGATGCTGCGCGCGGTCAAGGACGAGCACGAGGTGGCACTGCTGGCGGCGGCGGGGCAGGCCGCGGACGCCACGTACGAGGACATCCTGAAGGTGCCTTTCGCCGGACGGCGCGAGAGCGACGTGGCGGCGGACCTGGCGCGGCTGCTGAGGGAACACGGGCACAGCCAGGTGGACTTCACGATCGTGGGGTCGGGACCCAACGGCGCCAATCCGCACCATGAGGCGAGCGATCGGGTCATCGAGGACGGGGACATGGTCGTCCTGGACTTCGGCGGGCTGAAGGACGGCTACGGGTCGGACACGACACGTACCGTGCACGTGGGGGAGCCGACCGCCGAGGAGCGCAAGGTGCACGACATCGTGCGGGAGGCGCAGCAGGCGGCGTTCGAGGCGGTACGGCCGGGCGCGGCCTGCCAGGAGATCGACCGGGTGGCGCGGAAGGTCATCAAGGCGGCGGGCTACGGCGAGTACTTCATTCACCGGACGGGGCACGGCATCGGCGTCACCACGCACGAGCCGCCGTACATGGTGGAGGGCGAACACCTGCCGCTGGTCCCCGGGATGTGCTTCTCGATCGAGCCGGGGATCTATCTGCCGGGGCGGTTCGGGGTCCGTATCGAGGACATCGTGACCTGTACGGAGACGGGCGGGCGGCGGCTGAACAACACGCCCCGGGAAATGGGGATCGTGGGGTAG
- a CDS encoding trypsin-like serine protease → MLVAAGIAATAVGTPSSSTSASSSASADPSATVVAPVPPPPATPTPLPVATHNVTKKWTSKDAENFWTAARLESATEVGPQGPRGGSATRAETKGAAQPHTMTLTRPAAAKKGADGEYFDGTPTVGLLFLTGAGMEAHFCTASVVQSPGSNLILTAAHCTGGDNAIFIPRYQRGKSADDQPHGAFAVDRWFRDSRYRANDRGPMSDLDFAFARVKPNTKGVEVQKATGGGNKLTRTPGYNNSVSVIGYPKHAYNPGDRALRCPKTATTRLTGYKQMRMECGGFYGGTSGSPWLLDFNASTGTGKVIGNIGGWNGGGPAGGPGYDRISFSPYYDDAIFKLYDDAVNNRTPQNGPRPYTMHRDGGSTWVGAQNLATGDYTGDGKSDMIVVWSTGEVTLYTGNGRGGFSGETVLKAKNKTWPMVRSITGGNFAGGGLSDLVVRWVDGEVSLYTDVSPANGLSKETELKAKGAWKNVTEIVAGRFSGNKKTDDLLARWSDGRVTLYTDVDAGAKLKREKQLRPKSDAWKGATVLASGDFTGNDNWDVLVRWKNGGLTLFTDVSQSAKLDKGLQMKGANNTWPSARPATAGSFSANGYPDDLIVRWIDGEVTLYSDNGKSLGKETQLVPPRVK, encoded by the coding sequence ATGCTCGTCGCGGCGGGCATCGCCGCGACGGCGGTCGGTACGCCGTCCTCGTCCACCTCGGCATCGTCCTCCGCGTCGGCGGACCCCTCCGCCACGGTCGTCGCACCCGTCCCCCCGCCACCCGCGACACCCACGCCTCTCCCGGTGGCCACGCACAATGTCACCAAGAAATGGACGAGCAAGGACGCGGAGAATTTCTGGACGGCGGCGCGTCTGGAATCCGCGACCGAGGTCGGGCCGCAGGGACCCCGTGGCGGCTCCGCAACCCGGGCGGAAACCAAGGGAGCGGCTCAGCCGCACACGATGACGCTCACGCGGCCGGCCGCCGCGAAGAAGGGCGCCGACGGGGAGTACTTCGACGGCACCCCGACGGTCGGTCTGCTCTTTCTCACCGGGGCGGGCATGGAGGCCCACTTCTGCACGGCCAGTGTCGTACAGAGCCCCGGCAGCAATCTGATTCTCACCGCCGCCCACTGCACCGGCGGTGACAACGCGATCTTCATTCCGCGCTATCAGCGGGGCAAGTCCGCGGACGACCAGCCGCACGGCGCTTTCGCCGTCGACCGCTGGTTCCGGGACAGCCGTTACCGCGCGAACGACCGTGGCCCGATGTCCGATCTGGACTTCGCCTTCGCCAGGGTGAAGCCCAACACCAAGGGCGTGGAGGTCCAGAAGGCGACCGGCGGCGGCAACAAGCTGACCCGCACCCCCGGCTACAACAACTCCGTCTCGGTCATCGGGTACCCCAAGCACGCCTACAACCCCGGCGACCGGGCCCTGCGGTGCCCCAAGACGGCAACCACCCGGCTGACCGGCTACAAGCAGATGCGGATGGAGTGCGGCGGCTTCTACGGCGGCACCTCGGGCAGCCCCTGGCTGCTGGACTTCAACGCCTCCACCGGCACCGGCAAGGTCATCGGCAACATCGGCGGCTGGAACGGCGGCGGCCCCGCCGGCGGCCCCGGCTACGACCGGATCTCCTTCAGCCCGTACTACGACGACGCGATCTTCAAGCTCTACGACGACGCCGTCAACAACCGCACGCCCCAGAACGGCCCCCGCCCCTACACCATGCACCGCGACGGCGGTTCGACCTGGGTCGGCGCCCAGAACCTGGCCACGGGCGACTACACCGGCGACGGCAAGAGCGACATGATCGTGGTGTGGTCCACCGGTGAGGTCACGCTCTACACGGGCAACGGCCGCGGCGGGTTCAGCGGCGAGACCGTACTGAAGGCGAAGAACAAGACCTGGCCGATGGTCCGGTCGATCACCGGCGGCAACTTCGCCGGCGGTGGCCTGTCCGACCTGGTCGTGCGCTGGGTCGACGGCGAGGTGTCCCTCTACACGGACGTCTCCCCCGCCAACGGGCTCTCCAAAGAGACCGAGTTGAAGGCCAAGGGCGCCTGGAAGAACGTCACCGAGATCGTCGCGGGTCGCTTCAGCGGCAACAAGAAGACCGACGACCTCCTCGCACGCTGGTCCGACGGCAGGGTCACCCTCTACACGGACGTCGACGCCGGCGCGAAACTCAAGCGCGAGAAGCAGCTCCGGCCCAAGAGCGACGCGTGGAAGGGCGCCACGGTGCTCGCCTCCGGCGACTTCACGGGCAACGACAACTGGGACGTGCTGGTGCGCTGGAAGAACGGTGGGCTGACACTGTTCACGGACGTCAGCCAGTCCGCCAAGCTCGACAAGGGGCTCCAGATGAAGGGCGCGAACAACACCTGGCCCAGCGCAAGGCCCGCGACCGCCGGCAGCTTCTCCGCCAACGGCTACCCGGACGACCTCATCGTGCGGTGGATCGACGGAGAGGTCACGCTGTACTCCGACAACGGCAAGAGCCTGGGCAAGGAAACCCAGCTCGTCCCCCCGAGGGTGAAGTAA
- a CDS encoding MFS transporter encodes MSATDAHQSLPDAYDSLSRRSRKLVTCALLACAFLAMLDGTVIGTALPRIVGQLGGTGTWYVWLLTAYLLTSSVSVPVYGRCSDLYGRRRLLLGGLALFLLGSLACGLSGSVQTLIVARAVQGLGAGALLTLGMALIRDLHPPGRSDGLVRMQTVLAAMMILGMVGGPVLGGLLTDHVGWRWAFWINLPLGLAAAAVLARVLPQRGPATGPAGPSGGPPAGPSAGPSGVPSAGPAPAPILVAGRLDVAGIALLTAGLSLTLTGLSLKGNTVDGQRIPWSDPAVAGCLLGGLALLALLVPVERRAAVPVLPLSLFRHRGYGALLIAGFLFQAAALPIGAFVPLYFQYVRGHSATGSGLLLLPLLIGMTLGNRLTASAVVRGGRVKPALLTGAGLLTAGTAAFFALDASTPLVLVCGFLLLTGLGTGPAMGGITIAAQNSVPPADMGTATAGSALTKQIGGAFGLACAQSLTGRYGTVCGAACGAPEAGPAIAWTGTVAGLLALLTLLLMRDIAVPGAGVPVPRRAVPAVCVASVDDRA; translated from the coding sequence ATGTCCGCCACTGACGCGCACCAATCGCTCCCCGACGCGTACGACTCCCTGTCCCGCCGCAGCCGGAAGCTGGTGACCTGTGCCCTGCTGGCCTGTGCGTTCCTGGCCATGCTGGACGGCACCGTGATCGGCACCGCACTGCCGCGCATCGTCGGCCAACTCGGCGGAACCGGCACGTGGTACGTCTGGCTCCTGACCGCCTACCTGCTGACCTCCTCGGTGAGCGTGCCGGTCTACGGGCGCTGCTCCGACCTGTACGGGCGCCGGCGGCTGCTGCTCGGCGGACTGGCCCTCTTCCTGCTCGGCTCGCTCGCCTGCGGGCTGTCCGGGTCCGTACAGACGCTGATCGTCGCCCGGGCGGTGCAGGGCCTGGGCGCCGGCGCGCTGCTCACCCTCGGCATGGCGCTGATCCGCGATCTCCACCCGCCCGGCCGCTCCGACGGTCTGGTCCGCATGCAGACGGTGCTGGCCGCGATGATGATCCTGGGCATGGTGGGCGGGCCGGTCCTCGGCGGCCTGCTCACCGATCACGTGGGCTGGCGCTGGGCGTTCTGGATCAATCTGCCCCTCGGACTGGCCGCCGCGGCCGTCCTGGCCCGCGTACTGCCGCAGCGGGGCCCGGCCACCGGGCCCGCCGGTCCGTCGGGTGGTCCGCCGGCCGGTCCGTCGGCCGGTCCGTCGGGCGTCCCCTCAGCCGGCCCGGCCCCGGCCCCGATCCTGGTCGCCGGGCGGCTCGACGTGGCCGGAATCGCGCTGCTCACCGCCGGTCTCTCGCTGACCCTGACCGGTCTCAGCCTCAAGGGCAACACGGTCGACGGACAGCGGATCCCATGGAGCGACCCGGCCGTCGCGGGCTGTCTGCTGGGCGGTCTGGCCCTCCTGGCGCTGCTGGTGCCGGTCGAACGGCGCGCGGCCGTTCCCGTGCTGCCGCTGTCTCTCTTCCGCCACCGTGGCTACGGTGCGCTGCTGATCGCCGGGTTCCTCTTCCAGGCCGCAGCCCTGCCCATAGGGGCGTTTGTGCCGCTGTACTTCCAGTACGTACGCGGCCACTCGGCCACCGGCTCGGGCTTGTTGCTGCTGCCCCTGCTGATCGGCATGACCCTGGGCAACCGGCTCACCGCGTCCGCCGTCGTACGCGGCGGACGCGTCAAACCCGCGCTGCTGACCGGAGCGGGCCTGCTCACCGCCGGCACCGCCGCATTCTTCGCCTTGGACGCCTCGACGCCCCTCGTACTGGTCTGCGGTTTCCTGCTGCTGACGGGCCTGGGCACCGGGCCGGCGATGGGCGGCATCACGATCGCCGCGCAGAACAGCGTGCCGCCCGCCGACATGGGCACGGCCACCGCGGGATCGGCCCTGACCAAGCAGATCGGCGGCGCGTTCGGCCTGGCCTGCGCCCAGTCCCTGACGGGGCGGTACGGGACGGTGTGCGGGGCTGCGTGCGGCGCCCCGGAGGCCGGACCCGCCATCGCCTGGACCGGCACCGTCGCGGGGCTCCTCGCCCTGCTCACGCTGCTGCTGATGCGGGACATCGCGGTGCCGGGGGCGGGGGTGCCCGTGCCCCGCAGGGCCGTACCCGCCGTCTGCGTGGCGTCCGTTGACGACAGGGCCTAA
- the ugpC gene encoding sn-glycerol-3-phosphate ABC transporter ATP-binding protein UgpC: MATVTYDQATRIYPGSDKPAVDKLDIEIEDGEFLVLVGPSGCGKSTSLRMLAGLEDVNEGSIRIGERDVTHLPPKDRDIAMVFQNYALYPHMTVADNMGFALKIAGVPKAEIRQKVEDAAKILDLTEYLGRKPKALSGGQRQRVAMGRAIVREPQVFLMDEPLSNLDAKLRVQTRTQIAGLQRRLGITTVYVTHDQVEAMTMGDRVAVLKDGLLQQIDSPRNMYDRPSNLFVAGFIGSPAMNLVKVPITDGGVKFGNSVVPVGREALAAAADKGDRTVTVGVRPEHFDIVEQNGATAKTLTKEAVDAPAGLAVTVNVVEELGADGYVYGTAAVDAEGQERVVYDLVVRVDGRQVPEKGTVLHVVPRPGEIHVFSTSTGERLTD, from the coding sequence ATGGCTACGGTCACCTACGACCAGGCAACCCGCATCTACCCGGGTTCCGACAAGCCCGCCGTCGACAAGCTCGACATCGAGATCGAGGACGGCGAGTTCCTCGTCCTGGTCGGCCCCTCCGGCTGCGGCAAGTCCACCTCGCTGCGCATGCTCGCCGGGCTGGAGGACGTCAACGAGGGCAGCATCCGCATCGGGGAGCGCGACGTCACCCACCTGCCGCCCAAAGACCGGGACATCGCCATGGTGTTCCAGAACTACGCGCTCTACCCGCACATGACCGTCGCCGACAACATGGGCTTCGCCCTGAAGATCGCCGGCGTGCCGAAGGCCGAGATCCGGCAGAAGGTCGAGGACGCGGCGAAGATCCTGGACCTGACCGAGTACCTGGGGCGCAAGCCGAAGGCGCTCTCCGGCGGTCAGCGGCAGCGTGTCGCGATGGGCCGGGCGATCGTCCGTGAGCCGCAGGTGTTCCTCATGGACGAGCCGCTGTCCAACCTGGACGCCAAGCTGCGCGTGCAGACCCGTACCCAGATCGCGGGCCTCCAGCGCCGTCTGGGCATCACGACCGTGTACGTCACCCACGACCAGGTCGAGGCCATGACGATGGGCGACCGGGTCGCCGTACTGAAGGACGGCCTGCTCCAGCAGATCGACTCGCCGCGCAACATGTACGACCGCCCCAGCAACCTCTTCGTCGCGGGCTTCATCGGCTCCCCGGCGATGAACCTGGTGAAGGTGCCGATCACCGACGGCGGAGTGAAGTTCGGCAACAGCGTGGTGCCGGTCGGCCGGGAGGCCCTGGCCGCCGCCGCGGACAAGGGCGACCGTACGGTGACCGTCGGCGTACGCCCCGAGCACTTCGACATCGTCGAGCAGAACGGCGCCACCGCCAAGACGCTGACCAAGGAGGCCGTGGACGCCCCGGCGGGCCTGGCCGTGACCGTCAACGTCGTGGAGGAGCTGGGCGCCGACGGGTACGTGTACGGCACCGCGGCGGTCGACGCCGAGGGGCAGGAGCGTGTCGTGTACGACCTGGTCGTACGGGTCGACGGGCGGCAGGTGCCGGAGAAGGGCACGGTGCTGCACGTGGTGCCGCGGCCGGGCGAGATCCACGTCTTCTCCACGTCGACCGGGGAGCGCCTCACCGACTGA
- a CDS encoding nucleotidyltransferase family protein, whose product MTAAAPYPRPTQAVVLAGGQGSRLRPYTDDRPKPMVEIPGTGTPIIGHQLAWLAAEGVTDAVVSCGHLAEVLQDWLSQAQLPLRVTTVVEPEPLGRGGGLKYAASSLPRAGEPWYATNGDIWTRFSLREMADFHHERDADATLALARPRIPWGAVETDEFGHVLDFIESPPSPYLINAGVYVFSAAFADLLPARGDHERTTFPRLARERRLAGFPLPHGAYWRAIDTAKDLTEAAKELAAQGR is encoded by the coding sequence ATGACAGCCGCCGCTCCGTACCCGCGACCCACGCAGGCGGTGGTCCTGGCCGGGGGCCAGGGCTCACGACTGCGTCCGTACACCGACGACCGCCCCAAGCCGATGGTCGAGATTCCCGGCACCGGAACCCCGATCATCGGCCACCAGCTCGCCTGGCTGGCCGCGGAGGGTGTCACCGACGCCGTCGTCTCCTGCGGCCATCTCGCCGAGGTGCTCCAGGACTGGCTGTCCCAGGCACAACTCCCCCTGCGGGTCACGACCGTGGTCGAGCCCGAGCCGCTGGGCCGCGGCGGTGGACTGAAGTACGCGGCCTCGTCCCTGCCCCGGGCCGGCGAGCCGTGGTACGCCACCAACGGCGACATCTGGACCCGCTTCTCGCTCCGTGAGATGGCCGACTTCCACCACGAGCGCGACGCGGACGCCACTTTGGCCCTCGCCCGGCCGCGCATCCCCTGGGGCGCCGTGGAGACCGACGAGTTCGGCCACGTACTGGACTTCATCGAGTCGCCGCCCTCCCCGTACCTGATCAACGCGGGTGTCTACGTCTTCTCCGCCGCCTTCGCGGACCTGCTCCCGGCCCGCGGCGACCACGAGCGCACCACGTTCCCGCGGCTGGCCCGTGAACGCCGGCTGGCGGGCTTCCCGCTGCCGCACGGGGCGTATTGGCGCGCCATCGACACCGCGAAGGACCTCACCGAGGCCGCCAAGGAACTGGCCGCACAGGGCCGTTGA